One genomic segment of Petrotoga sp. 9PW.55.5.1 includes these proteins:
- a CDS encoding carbohydrate kinase family protein — protein sequence MSISVIGGINLDLKGSSYQKLELKTSNPGNIFYSSGGVSRNVAHNLSKLKIPVNLFGSIGKDVFGQILLQELKDLNIGTECLKISDKYQTGIYLAVLDEKKDMMVSISDMKIMKEVNVNYIESHKEILENSKIIFIDTNLKESVIGHILKIFQNKKALIVVNSVSNKKVKKLANIKEKIDYLTLNLLETESLFERKIDFLDIDNISELFQKKHSNICNIVITNGEKGVIYINNKNKIKRFYSVEKIKEKDIVDSNGAGDAFTAGLIFGLYQNESVEKSIEYGIKASQITLKSPKTVADEMSPEIII from the coding sequence TTGTCCATTTCTGTTATAGGGGGAATTAATCTAGATTTAAAAGGTTCATCATACCAAAAGTTAGAACTAAAAACCTCTAATCCAGGAAATATTTTTTATTCCTCTGGAGGGGTTTCTCGGAACGTTGCACATAATCTTTCAAAGCTGAAGATTCCAGTAAATTTATTTGGATCTATTGGGAAAGATGTTTTTGGCCAAATCCTATTACAAGAGTTAAAGGATTTGAATATTGGAACAGAATGTCTTAAAATATCGGATAAATACCAAACAGGTATTTATTTAGCTGTTTTAGATGAAAAAAAAGATATGATGGTTTCAATTTCTGATATGAAAATAATGAAAGAAGTAAACGTAAATTATATAGAATCTCACAAAGAAATATTAGAAAATTCTAAAATAATCTTTATCGATACAAACTTGAAAGAATCGGTTATTGGGCATATACTGAAAATTTTTCAGAATAAAAAAGCTTTAATAGTTGTAAACTCTGTGTCCAATAAGAAAGTAAAAAAATTGGCAAATATTAAAGAAAAGATCGATTATCTCACGTTAAATTTATTAGAAACGGAATCTCTATTTGAAAGAAAAATAGATTTCTTAGATATTGATAATATTTCAGAACTATTTCAAAAAAAGCATTCCAATATTTGCAATATAGTTATAACTAATGGGGAAAAAGGAGTAATTTACATAAATAATAAAAATAAAATAAAGAGATTTTATTCTGTGGAGAAAATAAAGGAAAAAGATATTGTTGATTCAAATGGTGCGGGGGATGCATTTACTGCTGGATTAATTTTCGGGTTATATCAAAATGAAAGTGTTGAAAAATCTATTGAATATGGAATAAAAGCCTCACAAATAACCTTGAAAAGTCCGAAAACGGTAGCAGACGAAATGAGCCCTGAAATTATAATTTGA
- a CDS encoding pseudouridine-5'-phosphate glycosidase: protein MTNSYLEVKEEVSKALHEHQPVVALESTIITHGMPYPKNVEVALNVEKIIREKGVIPVTIAVINGKMKVGLSADEIEFMAKSKNILKASRMDLPVIVAKKLNAATTVAGTMIISNLAGIRVFVTGGIGGVHRNAQQTFDISADLQELSKTNVAVISAGPKAILDLNLTKEYLETFGVPVLGFKTEELPCFYSRNSGVNLPYKIENARQAAQIMKAKWDLDLKGGLIIANPIPEEYSMDTKIIEEIIEKAISEAEKQNIKGKELTPFLLSKIKDLTKGESLEANIELVYNNARLGADIAIEYSKLINQLKE, encoded by the coding sequence ATTACAAATTCATACTTAGAAGTCAAAGAAGAAGTATCGAAAGCTTTACATGAACACCAACCTGTTGTAGCTCTTGAATCCACAATAATTACACACGGTATGCCTTATCCTAAAAACGTTGAGGTGGCTTTGAATGTAGAAAAAATAATTAGGGAAAAAGGAGTAATCCCAGTTACAATAGCTGTGATAAACGGCAAAATGAAAGTAGGACTATCAGCTGATGAAATAGAATTTATGGCAAAATCAAAAAACATTCTTAAAGCTAGCAGGATGGATTTACCTGTAATAGTAGCAAAAAAATTGAATGCAGCAACGACAGTTGCAGGGACCATGATAATATCAAACTTAGCTGGAATAAGAGTTTTTGTAACCGGTGGAATAGGTGGGGTACACAGAAATGCTCAGCAAACCTTTGATATATCAGCGGATCTTCAAGAACTTTCTAAAACCAATGTAGCTGTGATATCTGCTGGCCCTAAAGCCATATTAGATTTAAACCTAACTAAGGAATACCTTGAAACTTTTGGAGTACCTGTTCTTGGTTTTAAGACAGAAGAATTACCTTGTTTCTATTCCAGAAATAGTGGAGTAAATCTACCATATAAAATAGAAAATGCTAGGCAAGCAGCTCAAATAATGAAGGCGAAGTGGGATTTGGATTTAAAAGGAGGTTTAATAATAGCGAACCCTATTCCCGAAGAATATTCGATGGATACAAAAATAATTGAAGAAATAATAGAGAAGGCAATATCTGAAGCTGAAAAACAAAATATAAAAGGAAAGGAGCTAACTCCATTTCTGTTATCAAAAATAAAAGACTTAACCAAAGGGGAAAGTTTAGAAGCAAACATAGAATTAGTGTACAACAACGCTCGACTTGGAGCTGATATAGCAATAGAATATTCAAAATTAATAAATCAATTAAAGGAATGA
- a CDS encoding pyridoxamine kinase produces the protein MIHLLERPIKRVAAIHDLSGFGKSSLTVVIPVLSSMNIQVCPIPTAVLSTQTDGFENYVFTDLTDHMKASINHWKKLNLRFDAIYSGFLGSEKQIDIVIDFINYFKKNEETLVVVDPVMGDYGQLYSSITKNLVEEMKKLIIKADVIIPNYTEACLLLEENYTELVEESKLKDWMRKLSENGPKIVIITSIPNKDKSKTGVIAYNKEDGKFWKITNEYIKASYPGTGDAFASVITGSLLNKDSLSTAINKATYFVTTCLKASCGYNYPPREGILLEKVLETLSEPTPMQCHEI, from the coding sequence ATGATTCATTTGTTAGAAAGACCCATCAAAAGAGTTGCAGCTATTCATGATTTATCAGGATTTGGGAAATCATCATTAACTGTTGTTATTCCAGTATTATCTTCAATGAATATTCAAGTTTGTCCTATTCCAACGGCTGTTTTATCAACCCAAACTGATGGATTTGAAAATTACGTTTTCACTGATTTAACGGATCATATGAAAGCCAGTATAAACCATTGGAAAAAATTAAATTTGAGATTTGATGCTATTTACAGTGGATTTTTGGGATCTGAAAAGCAAATAGACATCGTAATTGACTTTATAAATTATTTCAAAAAAAATGAAGAAACTCTTGTAGTCGTTGATCCTGTTATGGGAGATTATGGTCAACTTTATTCTTCAATTACGAAAAATTTAGTTGAAGAAATGAAAAAATTAATAATAAAAGCAGATGTAATCATTCCAAACTACACCGAAGCTTGTTTGTTATTGGAAGAAAATTACACAGAATTGGTGGAAGAATCCAAATTAAAAGATTGGATGAGAAAGCTCTCTGAAAACGGGCCAAAGATTGTAATAATTACCAGTATACCAAACAAAGATAAAAGTAAAACGGGTGTAATAGCTTATAACAAAGAAGATGGAAAATTTTGGAAAATAACAAATGAATATATAAAAGCCTCATATCCTGGAACTGGAGATGCCTTTGCAAGTGTAATAACGGGAAGTCTATTAAATAAAGACAGCTTATCAACAGCTATTAATAAGGCAACTTACTTTGTAACCACGTGTTTAAAAGCTAGTTGTGGTTATAATTATCCGCCAAGAGAAGGCATACTATTAGAAAAAGTTCTCGAAACACTAAGCGAACCAACCCCTATGCAATGTCATGAAATTTAA